In a genomic window of Myxococcaceae bacterium JPH2:
- a CDS encoding Mov34/MPN/PAD-1 family protein, which produces MAPALAPDTRVPPRAVIAEVVRHLQSAWPAEGCGVILQGEAPETWRVRPLRNASPTPRTHFEFDLSEWLQVCRGADACAERVACVFHSHVNAPAHFSVEDRERAAPSGTPLLPGVSHLVVAIHGGCVTHLSLFAWESEDFLRVSLSLADFRIEKPV; this is translated from the coding sequence ATGGCCCCAGCCCTGGCGCCGGACACTCGAGTCCCTCCACGCGCGGTGATCGCGGAGGTCGTCCGTCACCTGCAGTCCGCATGGCCCGCGGAGGGGTGCGGCGTGATCCTCCAGGGCGAGGCTCCGGAGACGTGGCGGGTGCGGCCGCTTCGCAACGCGTCGCCCACGCCCCGCACCCACTTCGAGTTCGACTTGAGCGAGTGGCTCCAGGTCTGCCGAGGGGCGGACGCGTGTGCGGAGCGCGTCGCGTGCGTCTTCCATTCCCACGTGAATGCCCCCGCGCATTTCTCCGTCGAGGACCGGGAACGCGCCGCTCCTTCAGGAACCCCTTTGCTTCCGGGCGTGTCCCACCTTGTCGTGGCCATACATGGCGGCTGTGTCACGCACCTGTCGCTTTTTGCTTGGGAATCCGAGGATTTCCTGCGTGTTTCGCTGTCCCTGGCCGATTTCAGGATTGAAAAACCCGTGTAA
- a CDS encoding sulfurtransferase TusA family protein, with amino-acid sequence MSPVMATLDITREVCPMTYVRTKLKLESLGAGALLEVLLRGDEPLKNVPRNARDEGHEVVSLTPRGDGTHVLVLRKQGR; translated from the coding sequence ATGTCCCCGGTGATGGCGACGTTGGACATCACGCGCGAGGTGTGCCCGATGACCTACGTGCGCACCAAGCTGAAGCTGGAATCGCTCGGAGCCGGCGCGCTGCTGGAGGTCCTGCTCCGGGGCGACGAGCCCCTGAAGAACGTGCCTCGCAACGCGCGGGACGAGGGGCACGAGGTGGTGTCCCTGACGCCTCGCGGGGACGGGACGCACGTGCTGGTGCTGCGCAAGCAGGGAAGGTGA
- the cysC gene encoding adenylyl-sulfate kinase produces the protein MAPNTGFTLWLTGMSGTGKSTTAAYIAARLRQVGRNVEILDEGELSESLWAGLGDTKEERSVVVKRLGFVANLLTRNGVAALVPCVSPYKVGREENRRAIGRYVEVYVDCPTEKLIERDSTGRYKKALAGEIPNFIGITEPYEPPNSPEVTIHSDTESVEDGAAKIFQALLDLGYMSTDELKTITGKKMKANPLPKKARRGDEPAPIIAAKPAAKAPKADKGAKARPATRAARVAKPAPAPKKAAAKRKAR, from the coding sequence ATGGCCCCCAACACTGGTTTCACGCTTTGGTTGACCGGCATGTCCGGAACCGGGAAGAGCACCACCGCGGCGTACATCGCGGCTCGGTTGCGCCAGGTCGGTCGCAACGTGGAGATCCTCGACGAGGGAGAACTCTCCGAGTCGCTCTGGGCGGGGCTCGGTGACACCAAGGAAGAGCGTTCCGTGGTGGTGAAGCGCCTGGGCTTCGTGGCGAATCTGCTGACCCGCAACGGGGTCGCGGCGCTGGTGCCCTGCGTCAGCCCGTACAAGGTGGGCCGCGAGGAGAACCGCCGGGCGATCGGCCGGTACGTCGAGGTCTACGTCGACTGCCCCACCGAGAAGCTCATCGAGCGGGACAGCACTGGCCGCTACAAGAAGGCCCTGGCGGGGGAGATCCCCAACTTCATCGGCATCACCGAGCCGTACGAGCCGCCCAACTCGCCCGAGGTCACCATCCACTCGGACACCGAGTCGGTGGAGGACGGCGCCGCCAAGATCTTCCAGGCGCTTCTCGACCTCGGCTACATGAGCACGGACGAACTGAAGACGATCACGGGCAAGAAGATGAAGGCCAACCCGCTGCCCAAGAAGGCTCGCCGCGGGGATGAGCCGGCGCCCATCATCGCGGCCAAGCCGGCGGCCAAGGCCCCGAAGGCGGACAAGGGCGCGAAGGCCCGTCCCGCGACCCGCGCCGCGCGTGTGGCCAAGCCGGCCCCAGCCCCGAAGAAGGCAGCGGCGAAGCGCAAGGCGCGCTAG
- a CDS encoding ribbon-helix-helix domain-containing protein, with protein sequence MDMNPRLTSVVFRLNREKLDALKELSRATRIRQSEYLREAISDLLSKYEERVVD encoded by the coding sequence TTGGACATGAATCCCCGCCTCACCTCAGTGGTCTTCCGCCTCAACCGAGAGAAGCTCGACGCGCTGAAGGAGCTGTCGCGCGCCACGCGGATCCGGCAGAGCGAGTACCTGCGCGAGGCCATCTCGGACCTGCTGTCGAAGTACGAAGAGCGCGTCGTCGACTGA
- a CDS encoding HesA/MoeB/ThiF family protein: MHGHDTDHHPRIPQASRIERARVLLIGAGGLGCPASLALAQAGVGHLTLVDPDRVDVTNLHRQLWHRASDVGRPKAESAAAGLQRAFPSLSTEALVERVDANSAEALFRAHDLVIDGTDGVATKFFLSDVAVLTGVPLVYGGVLRMQGQAMRVDPGGPCLRCLYEAPPPPDAVPTCAQAGVLGSLAGLVGAAQALLALELLAGVGRTPRGEATLHVLDGVRLLGRTVRVERAPECPGCQVTSVPPSPDEREEAACPR; the protein is encoded by the coding sequence ATGCACGGCCACGATACCGATCACCACCCCCGCATCCCCCAAGCCAGTCGCATTGAGCGCGCGCGGGTCCTGCTGATCGGCGCGGGAGGTCTGGGGTGCCCCGCCTCGCTGGCATTGGCCCAGGCGGGTGTCGGGCATCTGACGCTGGTGGATCCGGACCGGGTCGACGTGACGAACCTGCATCGCCAGCTCTGGCACCGCGCCTCGGACGTGGGGCGGCCCAAGGCCGAGTCCGCCGCGGCGGGACTCCAGCGGGCCTTCCCGAGCCTGAGCACCGAGGCCCTCGTCGAGCGCGTGGACGCGAACAGCGCCGAGGCCCTCTTCCGCGCGCACGACCTCGTCATCGACGGCACGGATGGGGTGGCGACCAAGTTCTTTCTCTCGGACGTGGCGGTGCTGACGGGCGTGCCCCTCGTCTACGGCGGCGTGCTGCGCATGCAGGGCCAGGCGATGCGCGTGGATCCAGGCGGCCCGTGCCTGCGGTGCCTCTACGAGGCGCCCCCTCCGCCAGACGCGGTGCCCACCTGCGCGCAGGCTGGCGTGCTGGGTTCGCTGGCGGGACTGGTCGGCGCCGCGCAGGCCCTGCTCGCCCTGGAGTTGCTGGCCGGGGTGGGGAGGACGCCGCGCGGGGAGGCGACGCTGCATGTCCTGGATGGCGTGCGCCTGCTGGGCCGCACGGTCCGGGTGGAGCGGGCGCCGGAGTGTCCCGGGTGCCAGGTCACGTCCGTGCCTCCTTCGCCGGACGAGCGCGAGGAGGCGGCATGTCCCCGGTGA
- the larE gene encoding ATP-dependent sacrificial sulfur transferase LarE, which yields MLSPERIQALCESSRPKLEAMREALRAQGSALVAFSGGVDSTFVLKVAVEVLGDRALALTALSASVAPEEEKEARDLAARLGARHVVVSSNELANPSYAANPTNRCYFCKTELYDLCEAKRSELDLAVVLDGFNADDFKDHRPGHKAAKEHRVVSPLALAGLTKEEIRAWSHAMGLPTWDKPQMACLASRIPYGTSVTRDRLLQIAGAESELRALGFRQFRVRYHQDVARVELAAEEYERFLAADMRNRVNAALKALGFKFVALDLEPFRSGRMNEAAGVAPAAGQGRTEAFALPVVG from the coding sequence ATGCTGAGCCCCGAGCGGATCCAAGCCCTGTGTGAGTCGTCCCGTCCCAAGCTGGAGGCGATGCGCGAAGCGCTCCGCGCCCAGGGCAGCGCGCTGGTGGCGTTCTCGGGCGGAGTCGACTCGACCTTCGTCCTCAAGGTGGCGGTGGAGGTGCTCGGAGACCGGGCCCTGGCGCTGACGGCGCTGTCCGCCTCGGTGGCGCCAGAGGAGGAGAAGGAGGCGAGGGATCTGGCGGCTCGCCTGGGCGCCCGCCACGTGGTGGTGTCGAGCAACGAGTTGGCGAACCCCAGCTACGCGGCCAACCCCACGAACCGGTGCTACTTCTGCAAGACGGAGCTGTACGACCTCTGCGAGGCGAAGCGGAGCGAGCTGGATCTCGCGGTCGTGCTGGACGGCTTCAACGCGGATGACTTCAAGGATCACCGGCCGGGGCACAAGGCCGCGAAGGAGCACCGGGTGGTGTCGCCCCTGGCGCTCGCGGGCCTGACGAAGGAGGAGATCCGCGCGTGGAGCCACGCGATGGGCCTGCCGACCTGGGACAAGCCGCAGATGGCGTGCCTCGCCTCGCGCATCCCGTACGGCACGTCGGTGACGCGCGACCGGCTCCTGCAGATCGCCGGGGCGGAGTCCGAGCTGCGCGCGCTGGGCTTCCGCCAGTTCCGGGTCCGCTACCACCAGGACGTGGCCCGCGTGGAGCTGGCCGCCGAGGAGTACGAGCGCTTCCTCGCCGCGGACATGCGGAACCGGGTGAACGCCGCGCTCAAGGCGCTGGGCTTCAAGTTCGTGGCGCTGGATCTGGAGCCGTTCCGCTCAGGCCGGATGAACGAGGCCGCCGGGGTGGCTCCCGCGGCGGGGCAGGGCCGGACCGAGGCGTTCGCGCTCCCGGTGGTCGGCTGA
- a CDS encoding MoaD/ThiS family protein, whose translation MATVRIPTPMRALTRNQAEVLAPGATVREVLRELDARYPGLGARVLDERGAMRRYVNVFLNEEDIRFMQSLDTPVADSDRLTLVPAMAGG comes from the coding sequence ATGGCGACCGTTCGGATTCCCACGCCCATGCGCGCGCTGACGCGCAACCAGGCCGAGGTGCTCGCCCCCGGGGCCACGGTGCGCGAGGTGCTGCGCGAACTGGACGCGCGCTATCCCGGGCTCGGGGCGCGGGTGCTCGACGAGCGCGGCGCGATGCGGCGCTATGTGAACGTCTTCCTCAACGAGGAGGACATCCGGTTCATGCAGTCGCTGGACACGCCCGTGGCGGACTCGGACCGGCTCACGCTCGTGCCGGCGATGGCAGGCGGGTGA
- a CDS encoding ThiF family adenylyltransferase codes for MTLREDQILRYSRQILLREVGGRGQEALLAERARLDGVGASGLTAAAYLAGGGTPVAGVGSLPLGPWAPGFLASAEDVGRPATEVLARALPEVNPDAVGDGAGGGLIAELPAAWSGAAPWVALGGDGARAAVVFRGPEGCVWCFGETVRHLTPPPDGALGVALGALGALVFQRLRLGMSEPLGGRWLAAPGEVSELEPRRCARCASRETQSP; via the coding sequence ATGACGTTGCGAGAGGATCAGATCCTGCGCTACTCGCGGCAGATTCTCCTGCGCGAGGTCGGCGGGCGCGGCCAGGAAGCCTTGCTGGCCGAGCGCGCTCGCCTGGATGGCGTGGGGGCCTCGGGGCTCACGGCGGCGGCGTACCTGGCGGGCGGCGGCACTCCGGTCGCGGGCGTGGGCTCGCTGCCCCTGGGGCCGTGGGCTCCTGGCTTCCTGGCGTCGGCGGAGGATGTGGGGCGGCCCGCCACGGAGGTCTTGGCCCGAGCGCTGCCCGAAGTGAATCCGGACGCGGTGGGAGACGGCGCGGGCGGTGGGCTGATCGCGGAGCTGCCGGCGGCCTGGAGCGGCGCTGCCCCATGGGTCGCGCTGGGCGGCGACGGCGCGCGAGCCGCCGTGGTGTTCCGAGGGCCCGAGGGCTGCGTGTGGTGCTTCGGCGAGACCGTCCGTCACCTCACGCCGCCCCCCGACGGTGCCTTGGGCGTGGCCCTGGGCGCACTAGGCGCGCTGGTGTTCCAGCGGCTGCGGCTCGGGATGAGTGAGCCGCTCGGGGGGCGCTGGCTCGCGGCGCCCGGAGAAGTGTCGGAGCTGGAACCAAGGCGCTGCGCGCGATGCGCCAGTCGGGAGACCCAGAGTCCCTAG